In Gossypium arboreum isolate Shixiya-1 chromosome 3, ASM2569848v2, whole genome shotgun sequence, the sequence GTAGactcacgggcatgtgtctaagccgtgtgtgacacacggtctaccctatgggcatgttcccaggccgtgtgaagtctacacttaatatttggaatttaattcgccacacggcctaagcacataggcgtgttacttggccgtgtgaccttatttgctTGATGAcatagtcagaaagttacacgggctgaggacacgggcgtgtgtgatcacacggcctacccacacggtcgtgtgactcctcaaaacatgaaaaattttctaagttatcccAAAATCCtgaaagttttcggtttagtcccgagccactcccaaagtatgttttgggcctcgtaggccctcatAAGGGACAATTtacatgtgattgaaaagttttaaagttggatgaaattttatgattCGGATTCGTATGTTTGTTTACGTTTAAGTCaaataatgcctcgaaccctatcccggcatcAGATACAGGTAAGAGGCGTTacatggacacgggctgggacacgactgtgtgtccttatttcgaatacccacacggcctaagacacgggcatgtctattggtcgtgtgacccctatagctttaaaaatttttaatgtattctgaaaaatttcctaagattctgaattagtcccgacttgtttctaacatgtaatttgggcctcgagggctagAATAAGGGATAGTATGTATGAGTTTGATTGGTTTCTGACCtgaatattatatgatatgaaatgtttgaaatttttgtctatttgatctgtaaactctggtaatgctctgtaacccggttccagcaatggatacgggttgggGGTGATACACAACCCTTGAACAAGTCTATTCATGCActagtcatgtacccaacatatcaACTTTTTGCTTATTACCTTAAGATGCATAAGTTTTCAATATATCAAAGTATATTAGTGATGTACACATGATCATTCACATACTGAAAATTTAGATAAGCCACACTATGAATATCCAAGTGAGTCAATCCATAAATAGATCTAGGACTAATTCAACTTAGGTCATATCATATGTATTTTGATTCCAAACAATAACGTCTATGTTTATTTCTGGGAGTCAATATAGCCTGATAACCAAGACAAGATATCTTTCAATTgtataaatgatatattaattcaaacaTGAGTTACTTGCTCATTTTGACCCATGGATTATGAATCATTtagattatttattaatataaattttcttCTACATTACAACCAATGCATGTAGTGCAACTTAATATTTGTTAAACTTAGGTAATCAGTGAGCCAATATTTACTTAACTATTTGTTTTGCATGCGAAACTATTAAGTATATTCTAGCATAAAGATAGTGACTCATTTTTGTATATTtccataaataattaatttaactattttaataaTCTATTAAATATGCCCTTAACAGTGGAGATGAATGAATACATATGGATTTATATTAGTAGTATGGTTGATCTAATGTTGATACTTATTAGAACAAGAAAAGTCACTCAAAATTTTAAGTCATGCTTTTAGGAAGTCCTCATTGTTCATTGTTCCTTAATGTGCCTATTATAGAGGGCTTATTGTTTCCTTGAAGCTACCTAGATACATCACCACTTGCATTAGACTTGAGGGCTTTTAAGTCCACCATACAATTATTTTGTTATTCTttgatataataatataaaattctaCAACAACACATTTGATATCAGTTACAAAAAATCTGGTCCCTATTAATTGCCAACTATCTCCTCCATACTTTGATTTTATTAATTGTTCAACTCAAACATCAAAATCTGTTTGTGATTCCAAATTAAATGCTCCAacatccttttctttttcttttaatttagattttcatatttaagatttatatatttttaaaaataaaatttaattaattttcagaATTATACTAATCACAAATTAGTTTATAGGTGAAAAAAATTTATGATTACTAGAATCGAATCGAACTGTCCTATCAAATTGGTTGGATTAAGAACTAATTGGTATATTAATTTAAATAGAGATTTTCTTTTTGAAAGATAAATTTATTGATTCATTCAATAAATGAAACATACAATTTAGAGAAGAAAATAACGAATATTTATTGTAGATGATAAAGGACAAATTTCATTAATATAATAAAGACTTTATAATGTCAATAGAATATCATGACACATTAAcattaattgaaccaaattaaaaaGTTATTGAAGAAttgttttactatttttagtaatatttttaacttttataatttttataatttatttaagtaaaatCCATCTTGTcaaatatgatattttaaaaacCAAAAGGAAAATGATACTGACACTACTTTTGTGTCGGGAAAGTGAAACACGCTTGTTTTAACCTGATTTAGCCTAATTTTAAGATGATATTACTAACGGTTTTTAATTAGTTAATAGATTACATAATTTTAGTAATATATTAATATGATTTTTACTCACGCTTAGTGTTtgggtaaattatttattttaattttttctaatctttatatatttaaaatttaatattatattttatttttagaaatttaatgttttattttttaatttaaaatttaggttaatttattaatactattataattttttaaattttctagtatgacattttgaaattaaaaagatATTCAGAATTCATGTAACAAACAAAATAATATTGTAATGAActgaaatttaatgaaaaattaatgatattaataattcttaaaatttacATTAATATTTTAATCATAATAAAATGTTTagattaactaataatattataaaattaagatattaaattatgtctaaattaaaatatagagattcaatttctaatttgagtgaaatataaaaataaaaataaaaattaacaattgttatataattttaaaaaagtgAAGGAATTGACCATAATCTGTTCATGTAAGAGCAAAGTGAGAAAAGTACAGCTAATGCCTTTCTGTAGTTATATAGAAATTGTTTAAGGTagtaagttcaaaaaaaaaaaaaaactaatccgTAACCAACCAATTAACGTTACCGACAGAAGATATCACGCGcataaaaatttcatagcaaAAGCCTCTGGTAGGTCCAAAATGGCATCGGCTCCTTTGAACGTAAAGGACTGACCACTAGTTGTAAATGCTCCTTTAATGCTTCCACTCTTCCTGATAAGATTTTTTAACTCTAATATCTCTtaccatttcttttctttttgcttcCAATTTTACTTCCCACAAGAATCTTTCTCAGATTCCATTTCTGGTTTTCCTTTTGGTATTAGTTTCACTTCAACAGAAGAGAGCAAAAGCTTTTTATGCCTCTTTGAGTAAACTACTTGAGCTatccttgaaaaaaaaaaaccagaagGGAAAAATGGGTGTTTTGAGCTCTGTAATGGGTGTTTTTGGATTCGGAATTGGAACTTCGGTTGGGATCGTCATTGGGTATTACATGTTCATCTACTTCCTTCCCACTGATGTTAAGGTTTGTTTCTTTCTTGGTTGAATTTCCTTTTGCTTTTCTTAGTTTTTGTCAGAGTCCCTTTTTTTTCCTAGGTGCCTGTTCTTGTTCTTCCATAAGCGGCTTGAATTTTTGTTGTTAAAACAATGAACAAGTGCTAAAAAAATGATAACTTTATTCTAAGCTGATTGAATGTTTCTTTTTTACTCttataatttaatggttaattCAAGTTGTTCTTTTTGAGTTTATGAATTCTGTCTTCCTGTTTCACCGTGCAAAGATTTGTAATTTGTAATGTTCTCGCTTTGAGAGATTTATATCCATGATTTTCAGTCGAAAAGAACATGATTTTGAAATGATCAGGCATTAGCTTAGGCTTTTCTAGGGAAAATTTAAGTTTGAGGATTCACAATTTTTTCTCTGCAGGTATTAGCATTCTAAaacaagaataaataaataaacatagaGGTATTCTTTTGTTTATTGCTTTTTTTTTCTGGGATTTTGCTTTTTGTACTTGATCACCATTGACCAACCGGTTTGGCCTGTGTCGATGTCTGTTGGTGCCACTTATAAGAAGCTGTAGTTATCATATGAAGCTATCATATAGGAAAACAACGAATAAATCAGCCTTTTGAACCATTGATAAGATGGTCACATTGTATGTTTTGGTTGTTCAGGATCCTAAAATCCGTCCTTTGGTTGAGGAAGACTCTAAAACTTTGCAGCAGTTGCTTCCAGAGATCCCTTTGTGGGTCAAAAATCCAGATTTTGACCGTGTATGTTCTCCTATCCTATGTCCTTTCATTTCTGTATTTGGGTCTTTAAGTGCTTCATATTAAGGTATGCATCAAGGTTATCACTGTCTGTTTCTCTGCAGGTTGACTGGCTTAACAAATTTATCGAGACCATGTGGCCTTATCTAGATACGGTATGTATAACTGCAATGACCTTTCACATATATGGCCTCTCTTATATTATTGAATTCCTTATCAAGTATCTGGCACTTCGTTTTTCAAGGCGATTTGCACAACTGCTAAGAATATAGCAAAGCCCATTATTGGTGAGCAAATTCCAAAATACAAAATTCAATCAGTTGAATTTGAAACACTTACTTTGGGTACCCTGCCACCAACTTTTCAAGGTTGACTACTCTTTCCCATTACATTCTACACATACATAATATCAACTTCATATGACATATAAGATGCATATGGTGGTTTTGAATATTTTAGCTTATTTACACAAATTTTTGCAGAGAAATACTCATTATTGTTCTTATTATATGCCAGGAATGAAAGTCTATGTCACTGATGAGAAGGAAATTATTATGGAACCATCACTTAAGTGGGCAGGCAATCCTAACATCATTATCGCAGTTAAAGCTTTTGGATTAAAAGCCACTGTTCAGGTATTTGCTAGTGTACTGGTGGATTAAAAGAAAGAAATATTTATGTGAAAACATGAGAGAAATTTGCACACATTCTGTCTGTCTCTCTCATGAACTATGTGCACCCTTGTGTGGACAAAATTATTCCACAAGATCTAGTAGGAAAAATTCATGGTGCTTCCACTGAGGAGTATTGACTCTCTTTTTTGATTCTTTCAGGTTGTCGATTTGCAAGTTTTTGCCGTTCCTCGAATTACTCTGAAGCCTTTGCTCAGTGTCTTTCCTTGTTTTGCCAACATATATGTCTCCCTAATGGACAAGGTGGGAAACATGGTTTTTACTCAGTAATAAATGCAAAAAGATGGAGCCTGCGAGCACTCCTGTCTTGTTTGTGCTTCATTACAAGTTTTGATGAACCAtgttttgtattttatgcatAATATTTTTCTAAGCTCATTTTCAATTGGAAAGTCTTTTGTATTTTGTTTATCATATCCGTTTAttatgatttgatttttttttttttctgactgCACAAAGCTTCATCATGATTCAGTTTCAGCATAATATGTTAAGGAGAAAACATATTACATGCTGGTCTTAGTGATTTTTCTATCAATAGAGATCTTAGTTTCTAGCCTCAATCTTTCTGTTCTCTTTTCCTAATCTTCCATTTTAATCTGCAGCCACATGTTGACTTTGGGCTTAAGTTACTCGGGGCAGATGTTATGGCCATTCCTGGATTATACAGGTTTGTCCAGGTAATACTTCtatttcttgtttcttcttgtaATAGATCAGATTTTGTGATAGAGAACACTGTTGTCAATCTCATAGCCAATGGTTTTCTGCTCGACCAATGTTACGTACACCCATCTCTCTATCTCCCCTTCACTTATCAGAGTAAGGGGAGTGGAAATGGCATTTCTATGGCAAATTTGTATGCTAGCAATCACCACATTTATTTTCCACGTATCTGATCCTATTATGCGtcatttttctttttgtgcttaaTATGGATATACCTTTTTCTCCAGGAGCTCATAAAAGATCAAGTTGCAAATATGTACCTATGGCCTAAAGCCTTACAAGTGCCAATAATGGATCCTACACAGTAAGTGTATTCCAGTTTTCTGCTGACTTGCAAAATACTGATGAGTCTTTGTGCAGTACCTCCTAACGTTTCTCCAAATTGACAGAGCAATGAAGAAACCTGTTGGAATGCTTGATGTGAAGGTTGTCAAGGCAATGAAGCTTAGAAAGAAAGATTTCCTAGGCAAATCCGATCCTTACGTAAAACTAAAGTTAACAGAGGAAAAACTCTCTGCCAAGAAGACTACTGTGAAACAAAGCAACTTGAACCCCGAATGGAATGAGGAATTTAGTTTTGTTGTTAAAGATCCAAACACTCAAGCGCTGGAGATAATTCTCTATGACTGGGAGCAGGTATGATGATTTGGATGTATTTTCTAGATTAATCGTAGGTTTCGAGGCTGCCACTAAGGAAACCAACTTAACCGTTTCTATTTGGCAACAATGTGAAATAATGAGGCACCTATTTGTGAAGACGAATGTTTGATCTGTGCACATTTCTGTGTGTTTTGCATGCTGAATTATATATGCATGCCTGTGCATGTTCCTCCTGTATTTCTCATGCTGTATGTTAACTTCAATTCAGGTtggcaaacatgacaagatgggCATGAATGTTGTTCCATTGAAAGATCTTACACCTGAAGAGCCAAAAGTTTTTACTCTTGATCTGCTGAAAAATATGGATCCAAATGATCAACAAAATGAGAAGTCACGGGGGCAGCTTGTCTTGGAAGCCTTGTACAAACCTTTCAAGGAGGATGAGATACCAAAAGACGTTGACGACTCAACTATGGTACAAAAGGCTCCAGAAGGAACACCTGCAGGTGGAGGTTTACTTGTAGTTATTGTGCATGAAGCTGAAGATATTGAAGGGAAGTACCACACAAACCCACACGTGCGGCTGTTATTCAGAGGGGAGGAGAGAAAAACCAAGGTATGCCATTAATCTATGTTGTAAAATTAGTTGTTCGAGCATTgtttctttcattctttcttttttcctcAAGAATGGTTTCTCACTAAAAGGAAATGGTGTGAAAGGTTCCAAACTGCCAATGGATCTTACATTTTAATAGCATTTCCATATTCCCTCAGGCTGCAACAGTTGATGCAGCCATTTAAAATCTTGGAAATATTTGATGTATCATGCCAGGGCATATATGTTCAAATTGTAACCAAACATTGGTAGTTGATATTTAAAACTGGCAATTTTCAGTATGCATTATTGACTATGAATCTTAGTTGTGCCTGcttgaattttcaaacacagcGTGTAAAGAAAAGCAGAGATCCGAGATGGGAAGAAGAATTTCAGTTTATGGTGGATGAACCACCCACGAATGATAAAATTCACATTGAAGCGTTCAGTACATCCTCCAGGATAGGGCTACTGCATCCCAAGGTGCATAACAGGCTTATTTTCTCATTGTATGTTTGAAATATAAATACATGTTTTATGTAATCGAATAATAATACTTGTTTACATGTATGACCAGGAATCTTTGGGTTATGTTACTATAAGCCTAGCTGATGTTGTGAATAACAGAAGAATCAATGAAAAGTATCATCTGATCGACTCTAAGAACGGTCGGATTCAAATTGAGATGCAGTGGAGAACTTCCTAGATTTGCCAGCAATATGTTTATGAGGAAAGGAAGGTAGTCGTATTACTTGAGACTACAGCACTGTCACTATGTTTCTTTCTTCCCTTCCCTTCCCTTCTCCTGTTGATCAATCTTCTTGACTCATTTTTAGTGTGTTATTAATTAGTATGTCAATAAATATCAACTTCCCTGCAAATCTCGTCTTTCTGTTGGGACCACATGTCCTATGCTAAATAAACTAATTAGTATGTCAATACATATCTGTTGAAATATAGATGGTAGGAGcgtaattttagattaaattgaTGAAACCTTTTCGTTTTTAACTCAAGTTGATGGAAATATGCAAAGAAATCTCAATAAAACGTGGATGCACCATATATCagggaaattaattataaatctcTTGCTTCAGCTTCATGGCTTCATCTAACTCAACTTCTTGTTTTCTTCTCTATAAATATCTTCCTcactatattttattttgattaatatttatccttatattttcagattgaattttacaattaaattttaaattttatcgatttttaattaatttttccaattaatattgattttgatgatttggaaagaaaatttaacaagaaaatattatttcaaatattttattttaatagttaaaaacaaattaatttataaaatattaaaagataataaattaacacaatttttatttaataaaagaaaattttgaaaaagaaaaagagatttaGGGTGTCTTTGATAAaccattaatatttttattttcattttaacatttaatattttaaatgtgtttgataatcattttaattatttacctaatataattttttttaaaatattgaataagATAAATAGGTAGGTAGTTACTTAATgtagaaaatattaaattaattttattttattaaaaattgaaataaattatttttatgaaaaatattcaACTTACCATATTTACCTTTCACtatctaaaatatataaaatattatattaataaaacttaataaataaataaattttaaaattcaatatttACTTTTAAAAACCAACATAATTATATTCCAAAATTAAATTTACTAATTTAC encodes:
- the LOC108467270 gene encoding synaptotagmin-2-like isoform X1 translates to MGVLSSVMGVFGFGIGTSVGIVIGYYMFIYFLPTDVKDPKIRPLVEEDSKTLQQLLPEIPLWVKNPDFDRVDWLNKFIETMWPYLDTAICTTAKNIAKPIIGEQIPKYKIQSVEFETLTLGTLPPTFQGMKVYVTDEKEIIMEPSLKWAGNPNIIIAVKAFGLKATVQVVDLQVFAVPRITLKPLLSVFPCFANIYVSLMDKPHVDFGLKLLGADVMAIPGLYRFVQELIKDQVANMYLWPKALQVPIMDPTQAMKKPVGMLDVKVVKAMKLRKKDFLGKSDPYVKLKLTEEKLSAKKTTVKQSNLNPEWNEEFSFVVKDPNTQALEIILYDWEQVGKHDKMGMNVVPLKDLTPEEPKVFTLDLLKNMDPNDQQNEKSRGQLVLEALYKPFKEDEIPKDVDDSTMVQKAPEGTPAGGGLLVVIVHEAEDIEGKYHTNPHVRLLFRGEERKTKRVKKSRDPRWEEEFQFMVDEPPTNDKIHIEAFSTSSRIGLLHPKESLGYVTISLADVVNNRRINEKYHLIDSKNGRIQIEMQWRTS
- the LOC108467270 gene encoding synaptotagmin-2-like isoform X2, with the translated sequence MKVYVTDEKEIIMEPSLKWAGNPNIIIAVKAFGLKATVQVVDLQVFAVPRITLKPLLSVFPCFANIYVSLMDKPHVDFGLKLLGADVMAIPGLYRFVQELIKDQVANMYLWPKALQVPIMDPTQAMKKPVGMLDVKVVKAMKLRKKDFLGKSDPYVKLKLTEEKLSAKKTTVKQSNLNPEWNEEFSFVVKDPNTQALEIILYDWEQVGKHDKMGMNVVPLKDLTPEEPKVFTLDLLKNMDPNDQQNEKSRGQLVLEALYKPFKEDEIPKDVDDSTMVQKAPEGTPAGGGLLVVIVHEAEDIEGKYHTNPHVRLLFRGEERKTKRVKKSRDPRWEEEFQFMVDEPPTNDKIHIEAFSTSSRIGLLHPKESLGYVTISLADVVNNRRINEKYHLIDSKNGRIQIEMQWRTS